A stretch of the Polyangiaceae bacterium genome encodes the following:
- a CDS encoding IgGFc-binding protein, which yields MQRKLWGAAVLVAAGSLLTVSACSSAGGGPGGGATGSGGVGNGGSGGSGNTGAITFGGGGGSINVGGNGAGGSGGQFVGDPKTCAQAAQAKTYIGCDFWPTVVANNVWSIFDFAVVVANAGDQVADVVVERNGSQVAAGQVQPNGLEKFYLPWVPELKGPDANATGSATPLTQTVRAPGGAYHLTSSVPVTVYQFNALEYKGQGGPPGKNWSSCPGTSSGIGCFSFSNDASLLLPTTALTGNYRVTGQAGWSTIGLNMGPYVAVTGTADNTEVSVLTGLAGTIMAGGGIAQTGPGAVLKFNVNKGEVVQLLGAATGDLSGTLVQSTAPIQVIHGIPCIQAPIGTQACDHIEESVFPAETLGKHYFVAPPTGPLGNAPGHIVRIYGNVDNTALSYPSGAPAKAPSVIGAGQVVDLGVVSQPFEVVGDHEFAVGMFQLGAQMVDPVSPGVTQKGDPAQSLATAVEQFRTKYVFLAPDDYDVSYVDIVMPDGSNVVLDGSAPAGTPTSLGSGYSILRAKLSGGVGGAHLLTSDKAVGIQVVGYGSYTSYQYPGGLNLTLIAPPPPPIK from the coding sequence ATGCAGCGCAAGCTTTGGGGTGCTGCCGTCCTCGTGGCGGCGGGTTCGCTTCTGACCGTGTCCGCGTGCTCGAGCGCGGGAGGGGGCCCCGGCGGCGGCGCCACGGGGTCCGGAGGTGTCGGCAACGGCGGCAGCGGCGGCAGTGGCAACACCGGCGCCATCACCTTCGGTGGCGGCGGCGGGAGCATCAACGTCGGCGGCAACGGCGCTGGCGGCAGCGGTGGCCAGTTCGTCGGCGACCCGAAGACCTGCGCGCAGGCCGCGCAGGCCAAGACGTACATCGGCTGCGATTTCTGGCCGACGGTGGTGGCGAACAACGTCTGGAGCATCTTCGACTTCGCGGTCGTGGTCGCGAACGCCGGCGACCAGGTCGCCGACGTGGTGGTCGAGCGCAACGGCTCCCAGGTGGCGGCCGGACAGGTGCAGCCCAACGGGCTGGAGAAGTTCTACCTGCCGTGGGTCCCGGAGCTGAAGGGTCCGGACGCGAACGCCACCGGTTCGGCTACGCCGCTCACGCAGACGGTGCGCGCGCCAGGGGGCGCCTATCACCTCACCAGCTCCGTGCCCGTCACGGTCTACCAGTTCAACGCCCTCGAGTACAAAGGCCAGGGCGGACCGCCCGGCAAGAACTGGTCGAGCTGCCCCGGCACGTCGAGCGGCATCGGCTGCTTCTCGTTCTCGAACGACGCCTCGCTGCTCCTGCCGACCACCGCGCTCACCGGCAACTACCGCGTCACGGGGCAGGCCGGCTGGTCCACGATCGGCCTGAACATGGGCCCGTACGTCGCGGTCACCGGCACCGCGGACAACACCGAGGTCAGCGTGCTCACGGGCCTCGCCGGCACCATCATGGCCGGCGGAGGCATCGCGCAGACGGGCCCCGGCGCGGTGCTGAAGTTCAACGTGAACAAGGGCGAGGTCGTGCAGCTGCTCGGCGCCGCCACCGGCGATCTGTCGGGCACGCTGGTCCAGAGCACGGCGCCCATCCAGGTCATCCACGGCATCCCGTGCATCCAGGCGCCCATCGGCACCCAGGCCTGCGATCACATCGAGGAGAGCGTGTTCCCCGCCGAGACGCTGGGTAAGCACTACTTCGTCGCGCCGCCGACGGGCCCGCTCGGCAACGCGCCGGGCCACATCGTCCGCATCTACGGCAACGTGGACAACACCGCGCTCAGCTACCCGAGCGGCGCGCCGGCCAAGGCCCCGAGCGTCATCGGCGCCGGTCAGGTCGTGGACCTCGGCGTCGTCAGCCAACCGTTCGAGGTGGTGGGCGACCACGAGTTCGCCGTGGGTATGTTCCAGCTCGGCGCCCAGATGGTCGATCCAGTGTCGCCAGGGGTGACCCAGAAGGGCGATCCGGCGCAGAGCCTGGCCACCGCGGTCGAGCAGTTCCGCACCAAGTACGTGTTCCTCGCGCCGGACGACTACGACGTCAGCTACGTGGACATCGTGATGCCGGACGGCTCGAACGTGGTCCTGGACGGCTCGGCTCCGGCGGGCACTCCCACCTCGCTCGGCAGCGGCTATTCGATCCTGCGCGCCAAGCTCAGCGGCGGCGTGGGCGGCGCGCACCTCTTGACCAGCGACAAGGCCGTCGGGATCCAGGTGGTCGGCTACGGCAGCTACACCAGCTACCAGTACCCGGGCGGCCTGAACCTGACGCTGATCGCGCCGCCGCCGCCGCCCATCAAGTGA
- a CDS encoding ABC transporter permease: MFWAPPPPKPEQLSLMAKLWLMLGFSGRIAVVAVVALAVGYLVLKAVRRLGQKGRRSLLYVLTGLCLLGVLVLGGWAATLPEHRGSFFVFWHQVVRVGASLSGTGFVIFFMALALPRLLDRVEGRGFVPFIAVRHVRASKSGFLTVISGLSIAGVAVSAFALCAVVSIMGGFGADLKRKILGNNAHMKVEAGTHGGFEGADALLGEVRLLKGVKAATPVTAGEAMASSSSNTAGTIVRGVETSSIGSVIDLVQNIEVGKFAYLDEPAKLADLPPEEVIGISTGGEVFLKGPRVKSWMKKDLDDDVGSATEPVYPGIVLGRELAKTLHVYVGDEVTLVAPLGDLGPMGVLPRSRKFRVAAIFYSGMYEYDASHIYMKRDDAQEFLDLKGRTTAVEVKLDDAEMVGVVRPELEALVTRLGTDLAREDMKVRDWKELNKNLFSALKLEKIATFIILSIAIAVASFCIICTLLLMVTEKSKEIAIMKAIGASDRAILRIFMTEGVIIGGIGTVFGVITGLSTVLGLLWFGVRLDPDVYYVDRLPISVDPVDYTLVALSAMVITTIATIYPAIAASRLRPVDGIRYE, encoded by the coding sequence ATGTTTTGGGCCCCACCTCCGCCCAAGCCCGAGCAGCTCTCGCTGATGGCGAAGCTCTGGCTGATGCTGGGCTTCTCGGGCCGCATCGCCGTGGTGGCCGTCGTCGCGCTCGCGGTCGGCTACCTGGTGCTGAAGGCGGTGCGCCGGTTGGGGCAGAAGGGGCGCCGCAGCCTGCTCTACGTGCTGACCGGACTCTGCCTGCTCGGCGTGCTCGTGCTGGGCGGTTGGGCGGCGACCTTGCCGGAGCACCGCGGGAGCTTCTTCGTGTTCTGGCACCAGGTGGTGCGTGTGGGAGCCTCCCTCTCCGGCACCGGGTTCGTCATCTTCTTCATGGCGTTGGCCCTGCCGCGCTTGCTGGACCGGGTGGAGGGCCGCGGCTTCGTGCCGTTCATCGCCGTGCGCCACGTGCGCGCGAGCAAGAGCGGGTTCCTCACGGTGATCTCGGGCCTGAGCATCGCGGGCGTGGCGGTCAGCGCCTTCGCGTTGTGCGCGGTGGTCAGCATCATGGGCGGCTTCGGCGCCGACCTGAAGCGGAAGATCCTCGGCAACAACGCGCACATGAAGGTGGAGGCGGGCACCCACGGCGGCTTCGAGGGCGCGGACGCGCTGCTCGGCGAGGTGCGCCTGCTCAAGGGCGTGAAGGCGGCGACGCCGGTCACCGCAGGCGAGGCCATGGCGTCGTCGAGTTCGAACACCGCCGGCACCATCGTGCGCGGCGTCGAGACTTCGAGCATCGGCTCGGTGATCGACCTCGTGCAGAACATCGAGGTTGGGAAGTTCGCCTACCTCGACGAGCCGGCGAAGCTCGCCGATCTGCCGCCGGAGGAGGTGATCGGCATCTCGACCGGCGGCGAGGTCTTCCTGAAGGGTCCGCGCGTCAAGTCGTGGATGAAGAAGGATCTGGACGACGACGTCGGCTCCGCCACCGAGCCGGTCTACCCGGGCATCGTCCTGGGGCGCGAGCTGGCCAAGACCCTGCACGTGTACGTGGGTGACGAGGTCACGCTGGTCGCGCCGCTGGGCGATCTGGGCCCCATGGGCGTCTTGCCGCGCAGCCGCAAGTTCCGCGTCGCCGCCATCTTCTACAGCGGCATGTACGAATACGACGCCAGTCACATCTACATGAAGCGGGACGACGCGCAGGAGTTCCTCGACCTCAAGGGGCGCACCACCGCCGTCGAGGTGAAGCTGGACGACGCCGAGATGGTTGGCGTGGTGCGTCCGGAGCTGGAGGCGCTGGTGACCCGCCTGGGCACCGACCTCGCCCGCGAGGACATGAAGGTGCGCGATTGGAAGGAGCTGAACAAGAACCTGTTCAGCGCGCTGAAGCTGGAGAAGATCGCCACCTTCATCATCCTCAGCATCGCCATCGCGGTCGCGAGCTTCTGCATCATCTGCACGCTGCTCTTGATGGTGACGGAGAAGAGCAAGGAGATCGCCATCATGAAGGCGATCGGCGCGAGCGACCGCGCCATCCTGCGCATCTTCATGACCGAGGGCGTGATCATCGGCGGCATCGGCACGGTGTTCGGCGTGATCACCGGCCTCAGCACCGTGCTCGGGCTGCTCTGGTTCGGCGTGCGCCTGGACCCGGACGTCTACTATGTGGACCGGCTGCCCATTTCCGTCGATCCCGTGGACTACACGCTGGTCGCGCTGTCGGCGATGGTCATCACCACCATCGCCACGATATACCCGGCCATCGCCGCGAGCCGGCTCCGGCCCGTGGACGGCATCCGCTACGAGTGA
- a CDS encoding plasmid stabilization protein — MASMTIRNLDPETKARLRLRAAQHQRSMEEEARRILKAALDGKTPTPTNLADAVRARFRRVGGVELELPSREPMREPPRPRR; from the coding sequence ATGGCCAGCATGACGATTCGCAACCTCGACCCCGAGACCAAGGCGCGGCTGCGCCTGCGCGCGGCGCAGCACCAGCGCTCGATGGAGGAGGAGGCACGCCGGATCCTGAAGGCCGCGCTGGATGGGAAGACGCCGACGCCGACGAACCTGGCGGACGCGGTTCGCGCGCGTTTCCGGCGTGTCGGCGGTGTCGAGCTCGAGCTTCCATCGCGTGAGCCCATGCGAGAGCCGCCGAGGCCGCGTCGATGA
- a CDS encoding ABC transporter ATP-binding protein: MAEPLVIIEGLEKSFEHMGRTLHVLKGIDLSINAGEIMAIVGPSGAGKSTLLHCMGTLDLPSAGRIRLAGEELTTMSSSRLAAVRNREIGFVFQFHHLLPEFNALENLMLPGLIQGRSKKEMEKKAVVLLDEVGLSHRATHRPGELSGGEQQRVAIARALVLGPKLLLADEPTGNLDSATSGAIHDLFFQINKEHGTTIVVVTHNSGFAESMPRVVRMVDGRVFKDDTGRARQLSEPAAEEAPAG, from the coding sequence ATGGCAGAACCGCTGGTCATCATCGAGGGGCTCGAGAAGAGCTTCGAGCACATGGGCCGGACCCTGCACGTGCTCAAGGGCATCGACCTCTCGATCAACGCCGGGGAGATCATGGCCATCGTCGGGCCCTCCGGCGCCGGGAAGAGCACGCTCCTGCACTGCATGGGGACGCTGGACCTGCCCAGCGCGGGACGCATCCGCCTGGCCGGCGAGGAGCTGACGACCATGTCGAGCTCGCGCCTGGCGGCGGTCCGCAACCGCGAGATCGGCTTCGTGTTCCAGTTCCACCACCTGCTCCCGGAGTTCAACGCTCTGGAGAACCTGATGCTGCCGGGGCTGATCCAGGGCCGCAGCAAGAAGGAGATGGAGAAGAAGGCGGTGGTCTTGCTCGACGAGGTCGGGCTCTCGCACCGCGCCACGCACCGGCCGGGCGAGCTCTCCGGCGGCGAGCAGCAGCGGGTGGCCATCGCCCGCGCGCTGGTGCTCGGCCCCAAGCTGCTGCTGGCCGACGAGCCCACCGGCAACCTGGACAGCGCGACCAGCGGGGCGATCCACGACCTGTTCTTCCAGATCAACAAGGAGCACGGCACGACCATCGTGGTGGTCACGCACAACTCCGGCTTCGCGGAGAGCATGCCCCGAGTGGTGCGCATGGTGGACGGCCGCGTGTTCAAGGACGACACCGGGCGAGCGCGCCAGCTCTCGGAGCCCGCGGCGGAGGAAGCGCCGGCGGGCTGA
- a CDS encoding four helix bundle protein — protein sequence MRILDSLEDMVTNVHRLADRVARHDRDLAGQMKRASNSAALNGSEGVWAKAGKRRSRLEDALNSARETLMALRLARACGYLPAEEASVSIQSLDGIIAVLWVLAYRR from the coding sequence ATGAGGATTCTGGATTCGCTCGAAGACATGGTGACGAACGTGCATCGGCTGGCCGATCGGGTTGCACGGCACGATCGGGACTTAGCGGGGCAGATGAAGCGGGCGAGCAATAGCGCGGCGCTCAACGGCAGCGAGGGAGTCTGGGCCAAGGCCGGCAAGCGCCGCTCGCGGCTCGAGGATGCACTCAACTCGGCGCGGGAAACGCTGATGGCGCTGCGGCTCGCGCGCGCGTGCGGGTACCTGCCAGCGGAGGAGGCGAGCGTCAGCATTCAGTCGCTGGACGGGATCATCGCCGTGCTGTGGGTCCTCGCCTACCGGAGGTGA
- a CDS encoding IgGFc-binding protein: MGAASFGTACSSTGGGVGGGAMGNAGGIGGGGGSGGLNVGGSGAINVGGAGTGGGGGFVGDPKTCEQAAQAKTYIGCDFWPTPVTNHVWSIFDFAVVVANAGDQPANVTVERAGAQVATDTVAPNSLTKLYLPWVPALKGADFSACGEWTPGTSSIRAQDGAYHLTSSAPVTVYQFNALEYQGKGGPPGKSWAGCPGNQTCPLTFGPIGCYSFSNDASLLLPTTALTGNYRITTMRGWSDAGGIPIDAPAYFAVTGTADNTNVTVKVSATGAVAAGGGIQATPAGGVLSFGLAKGEVVEIVGTATTDLSGSLLQATAPVQVISGMPCVYLPFAQSACDHIEESVFPAETWGKRYFVVPPTGPKGDVPGHIVKLYGNVDGTQLSYPSGAPSLAPTSINAGQVVDLGIVKQAFEVVSQNHEIAVATFQMGASVVDPVTQPPNQKGDPAQSLATAVEQYRTKYVFLTPDDYDVSYVDIVMPDGTNVVLDGAPLSAPTTSLGSGYSVARAMLGPGQSGAHLLTSDKAVGLQVMGYGSYTSYQYPGGLNLTLIAPPPPPIK; encoded by the coding sequence GTGGGTGCGGCGAGCTTCGGCACGGCCTGCTCGTCCACGGGCGGCGGCGTGGGCGGCGGCGCCATGGGCAACGCGGGTGGGATCGGCGGGGGAGGTGGGAGCGGCGGCCTCAACGTCGGCGGCAGCGGCGCGATCAACGTCGGCGGCGCCGGCACCGGCGGCGGGGGCGGCTTCGTGGGCGATCCGAAGACCTGCGAGCAGGCCGCGCAGGCCAAGACCTACATCGGCTGCGACTTCTGGCCGACGCCGGTGACGAACCACGTCTGGTCGATCTTCGACTTCGCGGTGGTCGTGGCCAACGCGGGCGATCAGCCAGCGAACGTCACGGTGGAACGCGCCGGCGCCCAAGTCGCCACCGACACCGTGGCGCCGAACTCCCTGACCAAGCTCTACCTCCCCTGGGTGCCGGCGCTGAAGGGCGCCGATTTCAGCGCGTGCGGCGAGTGGACGCCTGGGACGAGCAGCATCCGCGCGCAGGACGGCGCCTATCACCTGACCAGCTCGGCGCCCGTCACCGTGTATCAGTTCAACGCGCTCGAGTACCAAGGCAAAGGCGGCCCGCCGGGCAAGAGCTGGGCGGGGTGTCCCGGCAACCAGACCTGCCCGCTCACCTTCGGCCCCATCGGCTGCTACTCGTTCTCGAACGACGCCTCGCTGCTCCTGCCCACGACCGCGCTCACCGGTAACTACCGCATCACCACCATGCGCGGCTGGTCGGACGCCGGCGGCATCCCCATCGACGCGCCGGCGTACTTCGCGGTCACCGGCACCGCCGACAACACCAACGTGACGGTCAAGGTGTCCGCCACCGGCGCGGTCGCTGCGGGCGGCGGGATCCAGGCGACCCCGGCGGGCGGCGTGCTCTCGTTCGGCCTCGCCAAGGGCGAGGTGGTCGAGATCGTCGGGACGGCGACCACCGATCTCTCGGGCAGCCTGCTCCAGGCGACGGCGCCGGTGCAGGTGATCTCGGGCATGCCCTGCGTCTACCTGCCGTTCGCGCAGAGCGCCTGCGATCACATCGAAGAGAGCGTGTTCCCGGCGGAGACCTGGGGCAAACGCTACTTCGTGGTGCCGCCCACCGGGCCCAAGGGCGACGTGCCCGGCCATATCGTCAAGCTCTACGGCAACGTGGACGGCACCCAGCTCAGCTACCCGTCCGGCGCGCCCTCGCTGGCGCCGACCTCGATCAACGCCGGGCAGGTGGTGGACCTCGGGATCGTGAAGCAGGCGTTCGAGGTGGTGAGCCAGAACCACGAGATTGCGGTGGCCACCTTCCAGATGGGGGCCAGCGTGGTGGATCCGGTGACCCAGCCGCCGAACCAGAAGGGCGATCCGGCGCAGAGCCTGGCCACGGCGGTGGAGCAGTACCGGACCAAATACGTGTTCCTGACACCCGACGACTACGACGTGAGCTACGTGGACATCGTGATGCCGGACGGCACCAACGTGGTGCTCGACGGAGCGCCGCTCAGCGCGCCGACCACCTCCCTGGGCAGCGGCTATTCGGTGGCGCGGGCCATGCTCGGGCCCGGGCAGAGCGGGGCGCACCTGCTCACCAGCGACAAGGCCGTGGGCCTGCAGGTCATGGGCTACGGCAGCTACACCAGCTACCAGTACCCGGGCGGCCTGAACCTGACCCTGATCGCGCCGCCGCCGCCGCCGATCAAATGA
- a CDS encoding type II toxin-antitoxin system VapC family toxin, with product MIVLDTNVVSELMSPKPSKVVTRWVSRHPAATLFTTTITQAEILYGVLLLPAGRRRKTIEALAEAMFDQDFSGRVLGFDGNAARSYAEIAVERRRSGRPISHFDAQIAAIARAASAPIATRNVADFDGCGVEVVDPWS from the coding sequence ATGATCGTGCTCGACACGAACGTGGTCTCGGAGTTGATGAGCCCGAAACCGTCCAAGGTCGTGACCCGCTGGGTCTCGCGGCACCCCGCCGCTACCCTCTTCACGACCACCATCACCCAAGCAGAGATCCTCTACGGTGTCCTGCTCTTGCCGGCTGGCCGGCGTCGCAAGACCATCGAAGCGCTGGCCGAGGCGATGTTCGACCAAGACTTCTCCGGACGCGTGCTCGGTTTCGACGGCAACGCCGCGCGCAGCTACGCGGAGATCGCCGTCGAGCGACGGCGTTCGGGTCGCCCGATTTCGCACTTCGACGCGCAGATCGCGGCGATCGCTCGGGCAGCGAGCGCGCCGATAGCGACGCGAAACGTCGCTGATTTCGACGGCTGCGGCGTCGAGGTCGTCGATCCCTGGAGCTGA
- a CDS encoding serine/threonine protein kinase, translated as MKEEQRGGTLKLESARFDIATTIVARDSGDSEPRTVDPSPVSFDPGARYATRRVLGTGGMGEVRLCGDAWVGREVAMKVMRTGSGSQAAARARFLREARVQGQLEHPSVVPVYDLGRDETGQEFFTMKRVKGHTLEEILAALRGGDAELAARYGRRRLLSAMSQVCLTVAYAHSRGVIHRDLKPANIMLGDFGEVYVLDWGIARIHGTADVVAEERVVPDTEAVPETQVGAVVGTPGYMSPEQAHGETQTLTPASDVYSLGAILFELLSLEPLHRGKSLNALLASTLTQQPVAPSSWAPDRNIAPELDAICMRATALEPKDRFESARAMHEAIERHLDGERDAERRAELAAQHLEKARAALSQASDKAARAEGLRELSRALALNPTDPAALGMISDWVLGSSEELPAEAEAELKAVELADRRTASRRAVVGYLSWFVFTPVALWMGVKSWLAMGVFTAALLLVVLNTIWVTLTGNAGPTYMRRNLVLNFISVATLSMLFGPYVFTPGIAVASAASYVVGIRANLQTRWLVFGLAFASVFVPAGLGWLGILPASYVFEDGVLKILPFMLSFTPVPAELLLVLITVGQLVLPAAILGRSVETLIKAERQNFAQAWRLRQLLPVPAVQSLPPPATKCVI; from the coding sequence ATGAAGGAAGAACAGCGGGGCGGCACGCTGAAGCTCGAGTCCGCCCGCTTCGACATCGCGACCACGATCGTGGCGCGGGACAGCGGCGACTCCGAGCCGCGCACGGTGGACCCGAGCCCGGTCTCCTTCGATCCCGGCGCGCGCTACGCCACGCGCCGCGTGCTCGGCACGGGCGGCATGGGCGAGGTCCGGCTCTGCGGCGACGCCTGGGTGGGGCGCGAGGTCGCCATGAAGGTGATGCGCACCGGAAGCGGCTCGCAGGCCGCGGCGCGCGCGCGTTTCCTGCGCGAAGCGCGCGTGCAGGGGCAGCTCGAGCACCCGAGCGTGGTGCCGGTCTACGACCTCGGGCGCGACGAGACGGGGCAAGAGTTCTTCACGATGAAGCGCGTGAAAGGCCACACGCTGGAGGAGATCCTCGCGGCGCTGCGCGGCGGAGACGCCGAGCTCGCCGCCAGGTACGGCCGGCGCAGGCTGCTCTCGGCGATGAGCCAGGTGTGCCTGACGGTGGCCTACGCCCACAGCCGGGGCGTCATCCACCGGGACCTGAAGCCCGCCAACATCATGCTCGGGGACTTCGGCGAGGTGTACGTGCTGGACTGGGGCATCGCGCGCATTCACGGCACGGCGGACGTGGTCGCCGAGGAGCGCGTGGTCCCTGACACCGAGGCCGTGCCGGAGACTCAGGTCGGCGCCGTGGTGGGCACGCCGGGGTACATGTCGCCCGAGCAGGCCCACGGCGAGACCCAGACGCTAACGCCGGCCTCCGACGTGTACTCGCTCGGCGCCATCCTGTTCGAGCTGCTCTCGCTCGAGCCGCTCCACCGCGGCAAGAGCCTGAATGCCCTGCTCGCCTCCACGCTGACGCAGCAGCCCGTCGCGCCGAGCAGCTGGGCGCCGGATCGCAACATCGCGCCGGAGCTCGACGCCATCTGCATGCGCGCGACGGCGCTGGAGCCGAAGGACCGCTTCGAGTCGGCGCGCGCGATGCACGAGGCCATCGAGCGGCACCTGGACGGGGAGCGCGACGCGGAGCGCCGAGCGGAGCTCGCCGCCCAGCACCTGGAGAAGGCCCGCGCGGCGCTCAGCCAGGCCTCGGACAAGGCCGCGCGCGCCGAGGGGCTCCGGGAGCTCAGCCGCGCGCTGGCGCTGAACCCCACGGACCCCGCCGCGCTCGGCATGATCAGCGACTGGGTGCTCGGGTCTTCGGAGGAGCTGCCGGCCGAAGCCGAGGCCGAGCTGAAGGCGGTGGAGCTCGCCGACCGGCGCACGGCTTCCCGGCGCGCGGTGGTCGGCTACCTGAGCTGGTTCGTGTTCACGCCTGTGGCGCTCTGGATGGGCGTGAAGAGCTGGCTGGCGATGGGCGTGTTCACGGCGGCGCTGCTCTTGGTCGTGCTCAACACCATTTGGGTCACGCTCACGGGCAACGCCGGTCCGACCTACATGCGCCGAAATCTGGTCTTGAACTTCATCTCGGTCGCCACGCTGAGCATGCTCTTCGGCCCTTATGTGTTCACGCCGGGGATAGCCGTTGCCAGCGCCGCCTCCTACGTGGTCGGGATCCGCGCCAACCTCCAGACGCGCTGGTTGGTGTTCGGGCTCGCCTTCGCCTCGGTCTTCGTGCCGGCGGGCCTCGGCTGGCTGGGGATCTTGCCGGCTTCCTACGTGTTCGAGGACGGCGTGCTGAAGATCCTGCCCTTCATGCTGAGCTTCACGCCGGTTCCTGCGGAGCTGCTCTTGGTCCTGATCACCGTCGGCCAGTTGGTCCTGCCCGCGGCCATCCTCGGCCGCTCCGTGGAGACGTTGATCAAGGCCGAGCGCCAGAACTTCGCGCAGGCCTGGCGCCTCCGGCAGCTGCTCCCGGTGCCCGCGGTCCAGAGCCTGCCGCCCCCGGCCACCAAGTGCGTGATCTAG
- a CDS encoding TerB family tellurite resistance protein, with translation MSRAKRTDADLKKIAAEMRKVMPGPTLNQVYRQAMEAGYLCALADGEADAGEKEAIVKAMHDLSSGLVVEWEVDAMMDECNDAIGSEGHEARAKSVGAKLKELGQAEAGLLLGAYTAFATGGLDKKEAGVLEKIGTAAGVTKNQVANLVKQVKNAL, from the coding sequence ATGAGTCGAGCCAAACGCACGGATGCTGACCTGAAGAAGATTGCGGCCGAGATGCGCAAGGTCATGCCCGGCCCCACGCTGAATCAGGTCTACCGCCAGGCCATGGAGGCGGGCTACTTGTGCGCGCTCGCCGACGGCGAGGCCGACGCCGGCGAGAAGGAGGCCATCGTCAAGGCGATGCACGATCTCTCCAGCGGTCTGGTCGTCGAGTGGGAAGTGGACGCGATGATGGACGAGTGCAACGACGCCATCGGCAGCGAAGGCCACGAGGCACGCGCCAAGTCCGTGGGCGCGAAGCTCAAGGAGCTCGGTCAGGCCGAGGCGGGCCTCCTGCTCGGGGCGTACACCGCGTTCGCCACCGGCGGCCTCGACAAGAAAGAGGCCGGCGTGCTCGAGAAGATCGGCACCGCCGCCGGCGTGACGAAGAACCAGGTCGCGAACTTGGTGAAGCAGGTCAAGAACGCGCTCTGA